The following are encoded in a window of Anser cygnoides isolate HZ-2024a breed goose chromosome 33, Taihu_goose_T2T_genome, whole genome shotgun sequence genomic DNA:
- the CIART gene encoding circadian-associated transcriptional repressor, which produces MEPSGAPPRGNDGGAEAGTPPRSLPRSPPPGPLRSPPPGPPRDPPPGPPRPRDGPQGPDRGRKRPPGGHREPPPGGKRHKTGEPCAGAPPPPSDGDRLFAQKCRELRGFIRPLTELLNGLKTGRYDKGLSTFQQSVAMDRIQRIIGVLQKPEMGARYLGTLLQVEVMLRGWFPHVAPKAGPPPGAQDRPPQNPDPPGGAWGPSPSPVGVLLLLHDRLRARRGPPGGDATAAAASGTPGTPRHGGGAPQTPPPNPDWTPRSPPPRGTGRVTSAWILS; this is translated from the exons ATGGAGCCCtcgggggcccccccccgcggcaACGACGGCGGGGCCGaggcggggacccccccccggagcctcccccggagcccccccccgggacccctccggagcccccccccgggacccccccgggacccccccccgggccccccccgaccccgcgACGGTCCCCAGGGACCGGACCGGGGCCGCAAGCGGCcgccgggggggcaccgggagcccccccccggggggaaGAGGCACAAAACCGGGGAGCCCTgcgccggagcccccccccccccgagcgaCGGCGACCGCCTTTTTGCCCAAAAA TGCCGGGAGCTGCGGGGCTTCATCCGCCCGCTGACGGAGCTGCTCAACGGGCTCAAGACGGGGCGCTACGACAAAG GGCTCAGCACCTTCCAGCAGAGCGTGGCCATGGACCGGATCCAGAGGATCATCGGCGTCCTGCAGAAACCCGAAATggg GGCGCGCTACCTGGGGACGCTGCTGCAGGTGGAGGTGATGCTCCGGGGCTGGTTCCCCCACGTCGCCCCCAaagccggccccccccccggagctcAGGAccgacccccccaaaaccccgacccccccgggggggcctggggaccCTCGCCCAGCCCCGTCGGcgtcctcctgctcctccacgACCGCCTCCGAgcccgccgcggcccccccgggggggacgccaccgccgccgccgcctcggggacaccggggacgcCGcgccacggggggggggccccccaaacgcccccccccaacccggACTGgaccccccgctccccccccccccgcggcaccGGACGCGTGACGAGCGCCTGGATTCtctcctaa
- the CA14 gene encoding carbonic anhydrase 14 — protein MLRTLLLLLGGLAPALPAGPHWTYEGPRGQRHWPEGHPACGGRSQSPIDIGTRRALPDPSLPPLRPVGYSRPPAAAFGLANNGHTAVLALPPSLRLGGLPRSFAAAQLHFHWGRNGGAEHLLDGYRASAEMHVVHYDAERYANASEAQHHAAGLAVLGVLLEAGDEPNPAYDNILSHLGSIRYAGQTTSVPSFSVRDLLPEHLDRYYRYNGSLTTPPCFQSVLWTVFQQPVRIGRAQLEQLRGSLYATAADEPAPERLEENFRAPQDLNQRLVLSSFASGPEGYSTGEVVAIVFGTVFGCLGLFLAVHFVSKRLRARSRQPQDVVFKASSRRLAESHRP, from the exons atgctgcgcaccctgctgctgctcctggggggccTGGCCCCCGCGCTCCCCGCCg GTCCCCACTGGACGTACGAGG GTCCCCGGGGACAGCGGCACTGGCCCGAGGGGCACCCGGCGTGCGGGGGCCGCTCCCAATCCCCCATCGACATCGGGACGCGGCGGGCGCTGCCGGacccctcgctgcccccccTGCGCCCCGTGGGCTAcagccgcccccccgccgccgcctttGGCCTCGCCAACAACGGCCACACCG CGGTGCTGGCGCTGCCGCCCTCGCTgcgcctgggggggctgccccgcaGCTTCGCGGCCGCTCAGCTCCACTTCCATTGGGGTCGAAACGGGGGGGCCGAGCACCTCCTGGATGGGTACCGGGCATCCGCCGAG ATGCACGTGGTGCACTACGACGCCGAGCGCTACGCCAATGCCAGCGAGGCCCAGCACCACGCGGCCGGGCTGGCCGTGCTGGGCGTCCTGCTGGAG GCCGGCGACGAGCCCAACCCAGCCTATGACAACATCCTGAGCCACCTCGGCAGCATCCGCTACGCCG GGCAGACGACCTCCGTCCCCTCCTTCAGCGTGCGGGACCTGCTGCCCGAGCACCTGGACCGCTACTACCGCTACAACGGCTCCCTCACCACCCCGCCCTGCTTCCAGAGCGTCCTCTGGACCGTCTTCCAGCAGCCCGTCCGCATCGGCCGGGCCCAG ctggagcagctgcgggGTTCCCTTTACGCCACGGCGGCCGACGAGCCCGCGCCCGAGCGGCTGGAGGAGAATTTTCGGGCCCCCCAGGACCTCAACCAGCGGCTGGTGCTGTCATCCTTCGCCAGCG GTCCCGAGGGATATTCCACAG GTGAAGTCGTCGCCATCGTCTTCGGCACCGTCTTTGGCTGCCTCGGCCTCTTCCTCGCCGTCCATTTCGTGAGCAAGAGGCTCCG CGCGCGGAGCAGGCAGCCGCAGGACGTCGTCTTCAAAGCCTCCTCGCGCCGCTTGGCCGAGAGCCACCGGCCCTGA
- the MRPS21 gene encoding small ribosomal subunit protein bS21m, translating into MANHLRFVGRTVMVRNGDVDAAYGALSRILAHDGVLEAVKQGRYYEKPCRKRQRLAYEACRRVYNTEMARKIAFVARKSRPDPWQGC; encoded by the exons ATGGCGAACCACCTGCGCTTCGTGGGCCGCACCGTCATGGTGCGCAACGGCGACGTGGACGCGGCCTACGGGGCCCTcagcag GATCCTGGCGCACGACGGCGTGCTGGAGGCGGTGAAGCAGGGGCGCTACTACGAGAAGCCGTGCCGCAAGAGGCAGCGGCTGGCCTACGAGGCGTGCCGGCGCGTCTACAACACCGAGATGGCTCGCAAGATCGCCTTCGTCGCCCGCAAGAGCCGCCCGGACCCCTGGCAGGGCTGCTAG
- the PRPF3 gene encoding U4/U6 small nuclear ribonucleoprotein Prp3 has translation MSLSKRELDELKPWIEKTVKRVLGFSEPTVVTAALNCVGKGMDKKKAADHLKPFLDDSTLRFVDKLFEAVEEGRSSRHSKSNSDRNRKRELKDVFGDDSEVSKESSGVKKRRIPRFEEVEDEPEVIPGPPSESPGMLTKLQIKQMMEAATRQIEERKKQLSFISPPTPQPKISSSSQSERLPIGNTIQPSQAATFMNDAIEKARKAAELQARIQAQLALKPGLIGNANMVGLANLHAMGIAPPKVELKDQTKPTPLILDEQGRTVDATGKEIELTHRMPTLKANIRAVKREQFKQQLKEKPSEDMESNTYFDPRVSITPAQRQKRTFKFHEKGKFEKIAQRLRTKAQLEKLQAEISQAARKTGIHTSTKLALITPKKELKEGEIPEIEWWDSYIIPNGLDLKGGTSSKRDEYFGITNLVEHPAQLNPPVDSDTPVTLGVYLTKKEQKKLRRQTRREAQKELQEKVRLGLMPPPEPKVRISNLMRVLGTEAVQDPTKVEAHVRAQMAKRQKAHEEANAARKLTAEQRKAKKIKKLKEDVSQGVHIAVYRVRNLSNPAKKFKIEANAGQLYLTGVVVLHKDVNVVVVEGGPKAQKKFKRLMLHRIKWDEQTSNTKGEDDDESDEESVKKTNKCSLVWEGTAKDRSFGEMKFKQCPTENMAREHFKKHGAEHYWDLALSESVLESTD, from the exons ATGTCGCTCTCCAAAAGGGAGCTGGACGAGCTGAAGCCATGGATCGAGAAGACGGTGAAGCGAGTGCTGGGCTTCTCTGAGCCCACCGTGGTTACCGCAGCGCTCAACTGCGTGGGGAAGGGCATGGACAAAAAGAAAGCGGCCG accaCCTCAAGCCTTTTCTCGACGACTCCACCCTGAGGTTTGTGGACAAGCTCTTTGAAGCGGTGGAAGAAGGCCGAAGCTCCAGGCACTCCAAATCCAACAGCGACCGGAATCGGAAGCGAGAGCTGAAG GATGTGTTTGGCGATGACTCTGAGGTATCCAAGGAATCTTCTGGCGTCAAGAAGCGGCGCATCCCGCGGTTTGAGGAGGTTGAGGATGAGCCTGAGGTTATTCCAGGCCCGCCGTCGGAGAGCCCTGGGATGCTGACCAAGCTACAG ATCAAGCAGATGATGGAGGCAGCCACTCGACAGATcgaagagaggaaaaagcagctgAGTTTCATCAGTCCTCCGACGCCACAG CcaaaaatttcttcttcatccCAGTCGGAACGTCTCCCCATCGGCAACACGATCCAGCCCTCCCAGGCAGCGACGTTCATGAACGACGCCATCGAGAAGGCGAGGAAAGCCGCTGAGCTGCAGGCCCGAATTCAGGCCCAGCTGGCTTTGAAACCGGGGCTCATCGGCAACGCCAACATGGTGGGGCTGGCCAACCTGCACGCCATGGGGATCGCGCCTCC GAAAGTGGAATTGAAGGATCAGACAAAGCCTACGCCACTGATCTTGGATGAGCAAGGCCGAACTGTTGATGCAACTGGTAAAGAGATTGAATTGACTCACCGCATGCCAACCCTAAAAGCAAACATCAGAGCTGTGAAGAGAGAGCAGTTCAAACAGCAGCTTAAAGAAAAGCCCTCGGAAGACATGGAGTCGAACACTTACTTTGACCCCCGGGTCTCCATAACCCCAGCCCAGCGTCAGAAACGCACCTTTAAGTTCCATGAAAAAGGCAAATTTGAGAAAATTGCCCAGAGGTTGCGAACGAAG GCTCAACTAGAAAAGCTGCAGGCAGAGATATCTCAGGCTGCCCGAAAGACAGGGATACACACTTCTACCAAGTTGGCTCTTATTACCCCTAAAAAGGAGCTGAAGGAGGGCGAGATCCCAGAGATAGAGTGGTGGGACTCGTACATCATCCCGAACGGCCTTGACTT AAAAGGCGGAACGTCTTCAAAGAGAGATGAGTACTTCGGAATCACAAACCTCGTGGAGCACCCAGCGCAGCTCAACCCACCAG TGGACAGTGACACGCCGGTGACCCTGGGCGTTTATTTAACtaagaaagagcagaagaagTTACGGCGACAGACTCGGAGAGAAGCCCAGAAGGAGCTACAAGAGAAGGTCAGGCTGGGCCTGATGCCACCGCCAGAACCCAAAG TAAGAATTTCAAACTTGATGCGAGTGCTGGGGACGGAAGCTGTTCAGGACCCAACAAAAGTTGAAGCTCATGTCAGAGCGCAGATGGCAAAGAGACAGAA AGCTCACGAAGAAGCAAATGCTGCAAGAAAACTAACAGCAGAACAACGGAAAGCGAAGAAGATTAAAAAGCTCAAAGAGGATGTCTCACAGGGAGTTCACATAGCTGTGTACAG GGTCCGAAACTTGAGCAATCCagcaaaaaaattcaaaattgaGGCGAACGCTGGCCAGCTGTACTTAACAGGCGTGGTGGTTCTACACAAAGATGTCAACGTGGTCGTAGTAGAAGGAG GCCcgaaagcacagaagaaattcAAACGTCTTATGCTTCATCGAATAAAATGGGATGAGCAAACTTCAAACACAAAGGGAGAGG aTGACGATGAGTCTGATGAGGAGtctgttaagaaaacaaacaaatgctcTCTGGTTTGGGAG GGCACAGCAAAGGATCGCAGCTTTGGCGAAATGAAATTTAAGCAGTGCCCCACTGAAAACATGGCACGGGAGCACTTTAAAAAACACGGCGCAGAGCACTACTGGGACCTGGCTCTGAGCGAGTCCGTGCTGGAATCCACAGACtga